In the Malassezia vespertilionis chromosome 8, complete sequence genome, gcaagctgcgcaaggtcCGCGACGTCAAGATCCGCGACATGCGCAACGTTCACCGCGAGCGCCCAAAACCAGCGCCCGAGCAGCGGGTCTTGGGCCGTTCcgaagagcgcgccgaagccgagcgcgccgaggccgagcgcatcgaagccgagcgcgtgcgtctGGAGCGTGAAATGTGCGAGGCAATGGAGCGTACCGAGGCCAAGAAACGCCTCGTGGCCGACTCAATTGAGAAGGAGCGTCGGATGCGCCTCACTGCCGAActtcgcgcgctggaagacgCCGAGGCAGAGCGCGTGACAGCGATCAGGCGCGAAGCCCTTGCATGGGAGCAAGCCGAGCGTGAGAaagccgagcgccgcgaagccgagcgccgcatcaaGATGCAAGCGGAGAAAGTGCACGAGGAAAAGTTGGAGCTGGAGCGtatcgcgcacgagcgccgcgaaaaagagcgcatGGCGAAgctcgaggccgagcgctTAGCGAGCGAGCAGGccgagcaggagcaggcgcgcaagcgagaaatcgcggcgcgagcagagcgcgagcgagtGGAGCGCAtagagcgcgaggagcaaGAGCGCCTCGCACGCAAAGAACGGAgcgagcgccttgcgcgcgagcaaaaagaagcggcagagcgcgagcgcgagcaagaaaagcggcgcgcggacgaggccgagcagcagcgcaaggccgagTACGAGCACCTGgagcaggagcgcatcATGATCGAGGAAAAAGCGCTGAagcgtgcaaagcgcgaggccgaggacgaggacCGCGTTGtgcgtacgcgcgcgcgaaaaaacGAGGAGTacgacgaggacggcgaGTCGTCTGTCGCCGCGTCAGACCTTACCTCGCTGGTCGACGACGCAGAGTCCAACATTTCGCAGCTCATGCACCGAAAGCTGGAAATTATCTCGAAGCGCACGTCGAATCTGGGCCTGCAAGGCATCCTTGCACGCAAAGTGCCCGCGCCCGCGATCCCCGAAGACGCCGTGCCCGACACAAACCACGCTCCCCGCGCGCcaacgctgcgctttgccCTCACACATCCCCCCGAGCCCGTCGACGAAGAAGGCATCCAGCCGCATCCCGGCATTCCATGGATCAATGCCGCGATGCGAACCTCTCTTTTACACGCCGCCCCCGCGCCGACTCGCATTCTTTTGGACGCGCCGGACCGTGCACAAGGCGCCGTGTCTGGCCTGCTCAAAGTCGCTGCGGACTTTGTGCAGTCTGCCGGACCAACACGCGTCGAGCCTGTGGGAGCACACACCGACGCAGTGCGCTACTTTGACGGCttttgcatgcacggccTGGCAAACTGCGACACAccacgcagcgacgcgtcAAACtgtgcgcttggcgagcCTGCCATCATGCGCtgcctcgctgcgcgcctcgactTTTCCGATATTTGGCACTTGGCCAgtatcgcgcgcggcgcacgtcaCGTGCTCACCACGCCGTCCTTTTTGGACATGCTCCTGCAGCGATACCTCGGGAGCATTGGCTACCAGTCGTGGCCCGACGACCAGGACCCGCTTCCGATCTCGCTCTACGACTGCCACGCATTCCTTCTCTACCCCATTGTCAAGGACGAGCTGCAAATGGCCGGCGACGCCTACCTTGTCGGCGCCCACCGGCTCGACCGCCGCATTCCGCGCCTCGCTCGCTCGACAACGCGCGCCTACAGCAAGatcctcgcgcgcgtccgACTCCAGCCAAACAGGAGCGTGCCATgtggcagcgcgcgcgtcgatgtGCGTACCGGCACAAGCTTTGCCCAGCGTCCTCTCCACCCGCCGTACCAAGCGGGCCGCGCGACGGTGTTTCGCGTTTGGACTCCCGAGGACCAAGGTACGGACGAGTTCTTCGGCACggagctgcagcgtgccgagcgcgagctgtttATTGCGGGCATTTGGCGCTACTTGAACCGCGGCGATATGGTGCTCAACACGGCCAAGTGCGATCAGTACAACGACGCGCGCTACATTTTCAACGGCGAGAGTTTCATGCCGCTTCCTGCTACCTACGACCCGATCGGCCACTTGCCGTCGTTCATGAACATGCTCCTCTACCCGCCGACGCTTTACCACGGCGTTGTCCGCTACTCGGGCACCTCCCCCGTAATTTACCTCGATATCCTGCCGTGGCGTGCGCAGATCATACGCTCCGCACAGCTCGTGCGCGATAACGTCGAGACGATTGGCGCTAATGGACAGCAGTACCGCATCGCAAAGTGGCTCTACCGGGCAGTGTTTACGATCGATATGCCGGCCACCGACGCTGCGTTTGACGAAGCACCGTACGGTGCGCACCACGACTGGAACGGAACGGTGGTCCTCGAGGCAGAGGGCACGgcagagcatgcgcgcgagctcatTGAGcggtgcattgcgccgAATGAGCCGGGAtcgttgcgcgccgcactgctGGATGTATGCATGTCGGGCGCAAACGAACATGCGACGGTGCCCGAAATCGAGCCGTACCATGACGAGACGCCCTCTTCCACGTACCCATGGATGCTCGTCCGCGAGCGCAGCCGTGCCGGTTTTATTTGGCTGAGCATGACATAGGCACACTCGTGTACACTAGGCGAAAAGCGCATGCTTATAGATACGATAGTGCAGCGCACCTCAATCCATTTCTATCCATGTTGTCGCACATCCTGCCCATGCTTGTGTGCACCGCGCAGAAAGCTGCGCGGGCCGCGCGACACTCTCGGCTGCACCAGTGAGGTTCCCGTGCTCGTTCCAGCCCCAGCCATACAGCGTGCTTccctcgcgcagcacgctgTGCTCGCTCCCggctgcgagcgctgccGGCTCGTGCCACTGGCCGGCGCCGCTCAATTGGCCATGCGCGTTGCTTCCGCAGCCAGTGACCGCGCCGCCCTCCCATAGCAAGAGGGTGGTGCTCCAATTGCACGCTGCTTgtacgcagcggcgatcGACCGTGTGCGCAGCTACATGCGCgggcacaggcgcggcaggcgcggcaggcGTCGAGGcccgtgcgccgtgcgggatgcacgcagcagcgttGGTCTGCCCGAAACGGCCAGCACCCATCATCCACAGCGCAGTAGTTGCGCCCGAAAATACAAGCACCGAGTGCTGCATGCCACACGCTGCCTGTACCGTCCCATTGTACGGCCACATGCCCAGCAGCATGGGCGTGCTGCGAAtcctgcgcggcacgcctCCTGCGTCTTTTCTTGCCGGggggcgcggcgagccaagctgcccatggcgcgcctcgccccATCCATACACGGCTGTGATGCACACATCAGCGCTGGTATACGTTACTACGGCGagcatgtgccgcacacCGGCGGAAATGGACGCAATACGAAAGGTGCCGTGGGAATGTGCGGTGGATGGCCAGAGCGGGGCTGTGGGGGAGAAGTGCACGCGGTGGATGCTAGAAGAAGGGCGCTCGTTGCCGGTACCGAGTTGGCCAAACGTATTCGTTACGCCAAGCGAGATGCATACGTCGTTGGTCCGCGTGCGGAGCACAAGAAAGAAACAGTCCCACGACGCTGCAATCGTGTGCACGGCAGAATCGGAGTGGATTTGTGCGGCAGTATAGATGGCTTGCATGTCCATAGCGTGGAATACGGAATATGCCGCGTTGCCTGTGCTGGGCGCTGTGCCGGCAATCCATAAGGGTTCGCGGGCGTGCGCCAGGTGCACCAGCGTCGCTGTGCCCGTGCTTGCGAGGGTTTTTATGTGGGCGCCAGCCGGAGGGAATGGCTGCACGGTGTTGTGCAGCATGGCAAGGCACGGCTGAAAGGTAGACGCATCGTCGGTGCTGCCAATCCCCAGCTGGCCCTCGGAATTGGACCCTGCCGCGTAGAGGGGCATGCGTCAATGTGGAGGCCTAGCGCCAAGGACTGGACGGGTTGTAGCCTACTTGTACTAACGACGAGGTATGCCGCCACGGCCGCCGGCGCGGAGGGCGCGCTGAGCGGTGCCTGGCGGAGCTGGAGGACCGGTCTGCGGCTGAGCActctgctgcgcattgACGGTCTCGTCTACACTAAGCACCATGCGCGTCGCCTCGACCGATGCACTGAGCGCATTGATCTTGATCAAGCTCGGCTCCCACACAAACGTTTCCATATTGTTGGCAATACCTTCCGAGCGAATATCAATCCCATCCCACGTATGTCCTTGTGCATGGCACATACGCAGCTGGCTCATCAGATCTGTCGCGTCAAAGCCCGCATTATCAGCGAGCTGGCGCGGAATGCATTCCAGTGCCTTGGCGTAGGCAGCAATAATgagctgctgcttgcctTGGATGGTACGTGCAAAGTCGCGCAGGTACTTGGAGAGCTCCATCTCGATCGCACCGCCGCCAGCGACCACATCATTGTTCtggatcgcgcgcttgaCAATCATGATTGCGTCGTGCAAGCTGCGCTCAATCTCGGCAATTActtgctcgccgccgccgcgcaacaCAACTGTGGCTGTCTTTGCGCCAGCGCACCCTGTAAACAGATTGAACCGCTCGCCGCCGATCTGGCGCTCCTCAAAGTGCTCGCACGTACCGAGGTGTACCTTGGGATCGATGTCCGTAACGGTAGACTGCATCGAGCCGCCGACGGCCTGAACGACACGCTGTATATCATCGGTCGGCACACGTCCCGCACAGAAAATGTCGCGGTCGGCAAAGTACTGCGTGGCCAAGTCGCCGATCGGGAGCTTGGACAGAACAACCTTGGCGCCGGTCTTGACAATCGCATCAAGCTTGGCATAGATGATGCCCCATTCGGCGTCAACAATGGCTTGGTATTCCGACACCTCCTTGATACGTACTTCGGCATTGTCCTTCTCCGCCTTGAGTTCCAGCTCGACATTGAGACAGAGAATGGGCGGGTTGGCAAACACCTTGGGTTGCTGCTCAAAGCCCGCGTACGCAAACGTCTTTTTGAACGCCACGCCACGGATCAAAAGGGAGTCTTGCATCGCACCGCCGGGCACCATTTTGATCCCGATAAGCTTTTCGTTCAGGATTTGCTGGTCGAGCGACATGACCGCATCGACCGCCATATTTGCAAAGAAAGAGCGTTGCGATACAATCAGCTTGGATGACATCGCAGTGCCGGCACACTTGAGGAACAGGTCGTGGAGCTGCTGCGGATCGCTCTTGtcgatgcgcacggcaaTCTCCTTGATGTGCTCCACAGCAAGCTCCGCAGCCCGGACAAATCCACGCGAAATCACATGGGGACTCACACCCTCCTCAATAAATgggcgcgcctgcttcaACAACTCGCCGGCAAAAAGCACGACAGAGGTGGTCCCATCGCCAACCTCGGCatcttgcgcacgcgcaatgtcgaccaatgcacgcgcggctgggTGCACTATATCAAGCAACTTCATGATCGTCGCGCCGTCATTCGAGATCGTCGCCTGCCCTCGGTCGTTCACAATCATCTTGTCCATGCCGCGTGGGCCAAGCGTCGACGCGACTGTATTCATTACAGAAACGCACGCGCCAATGTTGGAGAGCAGCTGGCCAGTGCCTTGAGAGGTATCTGTACCTTCTTTCAACACAATCACAGGTGGCTTCATCATGCCAAGTCGCCCGCCGGCGTTCCCTCGCATCATCGCAGCCATGGTAAAAGAAGAGCGCCACCCTGGAGCGCGACAACGTATGTCACGTGGTTGACTCCGCACGGCACGCCGTGGCCAACGACGTCttgcatgctgcggcgcgtgctgcagcgtgcgtcactgcgcgcgccgccatttGTATATATacgtgtgccgcgccgcattgaTCCGTTCCGTGATGGCCAGTACCGCGGGCGCTCCGCTCCGTCAGGGTCGCAGCGTGTCGTGATTGGCCTCGTCGCTGCAAATACGCTCGTCTACGGCATGTGGCGCtacgcgcgcgacgatgcgacACGCATGAGCGACCGGCGCATGTACAGCTTTATGGTACGCAACTTTACGAGCGGCGAATACAATTTGCGGCAAGGGCGGTGGTGGACATTGATCACCGCGTGCTTTAGCCAGCAGACGCTGCCGCATTTTGCCTTTAATATGCTCACGTTCCTCTTTACCGCTCCTGCTATTGTGCCCCTGGTTGGCGCACAAAAGCTGCTGCATTTATATCTGGGCGCAGGTCTTGTCTCGTCGCTCACCGGCATCGCTTGGCCGTACGTCATTGATCCGATTCTCGGCAATGACCACCATCGGATGCAGCGACAAGCGTCTCTGTCCCAAGGCGCCAGTGGATCCGTCTACGCAATCCTCGCGGCATTCACTGCACTGCGTCCTAATGCCACATTTTACCTGTTCTTTGCATTCCCGCTGCCTGCGTGGGTATGCCTTAGCGGCATCCTGGGCTGGGAGATGTACGCGGCGAGTTATCCGCCCAAGGATCGGCATATCGACTCGGTCGGCCATGTAGGCGGCCTCTTATCGGGGCTGCTTTTTGCTCGTTTCTATCTGCGCAGAGTGTAATGCTATTGTGCGGCACCGCGTGCGTCGGGCTGGCGAGTTTCCGTCGCAGTCGTCCACTGCTCATTGCTGCGTTGGATTGCCTGTGCGGTAGAAAGGCCGGGGAAAATCCATGCAACGTTGTGCCCTTTGGCCTCTAGCTGTGCGACAGTGCTGAGGTAAGTAGGGGAAATGCGTACCTGTTGTCATAGTCGGTAAATGGAATGTCGAAGTTTGGCAAAGCTTGTTCAAAGAGCGTCACGGGGGGGAGCAGCTGGTCGTGCCAGCGTGGACGCGCAATCGCgtcttgcagcgctactTTTCCGCGACTCGAGAGGTACGCGTACGCAATTTGCAGATTCGCTGTGATGATGCGCGAGCCTCCAGCGCTGCCACCAATCACGGCCAATGCGTCGCCGTCTTGAATCATGTAGGGGCACATGGACGAGAGCGGGCGCTTGCCCCCCACAATAAAGTTGGCCGGGGACGGCACGTAGCCGAAATTATTCGGCACGCCCGGCACGCCAAAATCATTCATTCCATTGTTCATGGTGATGCCGTCGGGAGTTTGGACAAAGCTGCCCCAAAATGTGCTGTGGTCAGTGCGAGCAAAACGTACTTGATGGTGGTCGTCATCGAGACCGCAAGCCCGTCCGCATCGACTGCATTCAAATGCGACGTCCCTTTGCTGGTCTGGATGTCgtcgtgcgctggatcATAGGCGTCGAGCGGCAAGACATGCGTGTCGTTGATTTGATGGTACCGCGCCTTCCCATGCGCTACTGATATCGACGCTGCCTCCATGGCCCGTACGCCAGAGACAAACG is a window encoding:
- the CCT7 gene encoding T-complex protein 1 subunit eta (COG:O; EggNog:ENOG503NVKZ); this translates as MAAMMRGNAGGRLGMMKPPVIVLKEGTDTSQGTGQLLSNIGACVSVMNTVASTLGPRGMDKMIVNDRGQATISNDGATIMKLLDIVHPAARALVDIARAQDAEVGDGTTSVVLFAGELLKQARPFIEEGVSPHVISRGFVRAAELAVEHIKEIAVRIDKSDPQQLHDLFLKCAGTAMSSKLIVSQRSFFANMAVDAVMSLDQQILNEKLIGIKMVPGGAMQDSLLIRGVAFKKTFAYAGFEQQPKVFANPPILCLNVELELKAEKDNAEVRIKEVSEYQAIVDAEWGIIYAKLDAIVKTGAKVVLSKLPIGDLATQYFADRDIFCAGRVPTDDIQRVVQAVGGSMQSTVTDIDPKVHLGTCEHFEERQIGGERFNLFTGCAGAKTATVVLRGGGEQVIAEIERSLHDAIMIVKRAIQNNDVVAGGGAIEMELSKYLRDFARTIQGKQQLIIAAYAKALECIPRQLADNAGFDATDLMSQLRMCHAQGHTWDGIDIRSEGIANNMETFVWEPSLIKINALSASVEATRMVLSVDETVNAQQSAQPQTGPPAPPGTAQRALRAGGRGGIPRR
- a CDS encoding uncharacterized protein (EggNog:ENOG503P0SM); this encodes MHRIRGFTKRGDRQGDSQLASPTLSTSPILRGSPSMPSIQFAGAEKASRSIRFGQAGAPSPALANGETRTADLVPSVPESAQKQKGLRRSMSEHQMDAPRVEKPRKSSADGAWPARRWRGILRSVSHGDEKAAEADDASTRAVKTRSPAPNATAPLSPSLVPSSQTWVRSTPSEPIWNRKHRYLRSTQRDADDPVVPVSLSPTAHTHEASTSAELRSSLPSPRPDGVQPRLLSAVPFKALGPAAQAPVHERSPSLKSTNSASKTPDDLAALASAAVGQESVSSDSEAVRNAMWLSEERERHVAYQARLTQALPQRRSAVFDDASDGQHIDFLDVEEGSMERRTARSDPPSSITGTELYHDPPGVSEMPHNPQDDPLKILHEEQERERALLERDAQLRHQELERERERRKRQERELQLQREKEERRREELRAAETEQEEQRKQMLQKESAIRERERRELLRQQEEIAERKREVVRQRKLRKVRDVKIRDMRNVHRERPKPAPEQRVLGRSEERAEAERAEAERIEAERVRLEREMCEAMERTEAKKRLVADSIEKERRMRLTAELRALEDAEAERVTAIRREALAWEQAEREKAERREAERRIKMQAEKVHEEKLELERIAHERREKERMAKLEAERLASEQAEQEQARKREIAARAERERVERIEREEQERLARKERSERLAREQKEAAEREREQEKRRADEAEQQRKAEYEHLEQERIMIEEKALKRAKREAEDEDRVVRTRARKNEEYDEDGESSVAASDLTSLVDDAESNISQLMHRKLEIISKRTSNLGLQGILARKVPAPAIPEDAVPDTNHAPRAPTLRFALTHPPEPVDEEGIQPHPGIPWINAAMRTSLLHAAPAPTRILLDAPDRAQGAVSGLLKVAADFVQSAGPTRVEPVGAHTDAVRYFDGFCMHGLANCDTPRSDASNCALGEPAIMRCLAARLDFSDIWHLASIARGARHVLTTPSFLDMLLQRYLGSIGYQSWPDDQDPLPISLYDCHAFLLYPIVKDELQMAGDAYLVGAHRLDRRIPRLARSTTRAYSKILARVRLQPNRSVPCGSARVDVRTGTSFAQRPLHPPYQAGRATVFRVWTPEDQGTDEFFGTELQRAERELFIAGIWRYLNRGDMVLNTAKCDQYNDARYIFNGESFMPLPATYDPIGHLPSFMNMLLYPPTLYHGVVRYSGTSPVIYLDILPWRAQIIRSAQLVRDNVETIGANGQQYRIAKWLYRAVFTIDMPATDAAFDEAPYGAHHDWNGTVVLEAEGTAEHARELIERCIAPNEPGSLRAALLDVCMSGANEHATVPEIEPYHDETPSSTYPWMLVRERSRAGFIWLSMT
- a CDS encoding rhomboid protease (EggNog:ENOG503Q6XA; TransMembrane:6 (i45-63o111-130i137-155o175-191i198-221o233-251i); COG:T; MEROPS:MER0015472) encodes the protein MLRRVLQRASLRAPPFVYIRVPRRIDPFRDGQYRGRSAPSGSQRVVIGLVAANTLVYGMWRYARDDATRMSDRRMYSFMVRNFTSGEYNLRQGRWWTLITACFSQQTLPHFAFNMLTFLFTAPAIVPLVGAQKLLHLYLGAGLVSSLTGIAWPYVIDPILGNDHHRMQRQASLSQGASGSVYAILAAFTALRPNATFYLFFAFPLPAWVCLSGILGWEMYAASYPPKDRHIDSVGHVGGLLSGLLFARFYLRRV
- the ATS1 gene encoding alpha tubulin suppressor (COG:D; COG:Z; EggNog:ENOG503NUPQ), with amino-acid sequence MPLYAAGSNSEGQLGIGSTDDASTFQPCLAMLHNTVQPFPPAGAHIKTLASTGTATLVHLAHAREPLWIAGTAPSTGNAAYSVFHAMDMQAIYTAAQIHSDSAVHTIAASWDCFFLVLRTRTNDVCISLGVTNTFGQLGTGNERPSSSIHRVHFSPTAPLWPSTAHSHGTFRIASISAGVRHMLAVVTYTSADVCITAVYGWGEARHGQLGSPRPPARKDAGGVPRRIRSTPMLLGMWPYNGTVQAACGMQHSVLVFSGATTALWMMGAGRFGQTNAAACIPHGARASTPAAPAAPVPAHVAAHTVDRRCVQAACNWSTTLLLWEGGAVTGCGSNAHGQLSGAGQWHEPAALAAGSEHSVLREGSTLYGWGWNEHGNLTGAAESVARPAQLSARCTQAWAGCATTWIEMD